Proteins from a single region of Apium graveolens cultivar Ventura chromosome 7, ASM990537v1, whole genome shotgun sequence:
- the LOC141671532 gene encoding glucan endo-1,3-beta-glucosidase 4-like, with amino-acid sequence MMLKVWIRSVLLILGILSTSVGGYVGINIGTDLSNLPAASDVVAIIKASQITHVRLFDADSHMLTALSDTGIEVMVGVTNEEVLGIGESAAVAAAWINNNVAAYLPSTNITAIAVGSEVLSSIPNAAPVLVPAMNNLHKALVASNLNYNIKVSAPQSMDIIPKPFPPSTATFNSTWNSTVFQMLKFLKSTNSYFMLNAYPYYGYINNGGLFPIDYALFRPMSSVKQIVDPNTLFHYDSMFDAMVDATYNSISAFNTSSIPVVVTESGWPWFGGANEPDATVDNAETFNNNLIRRVSNDSGPPSQPTIPISAYIYELFNEDKKSGPVSERNWGLFFPNGSSVYPLGLTTSNNSFGNSSVAFCIARQGAESGKLQSGLSWACGQGQANCTAIQSGKPCYLPDTLQNHASFAYNDYYQKMKSIGGTCDFDGTAMTTKSDPSYGSCIFTGSSNSSSFGFSPPALGPVSPLGKSSKLQLHVLWSLTFTMLITLQVVDVHIHIFCG; translated from the exons GTGGATATGTAGGTATAAATATTGGAACCGATCTTTCCAATTTACCCGCTGCGTCTGATGTAGTTGCTATTATTAAAGCCAGTCAAATAACTCATGTACGCCTTTTTGATGCTGACTCTCACATGCTAACTGCTCTGTCAGACACCGGTATCGAAGTTATGGTTGGTGTCACTAATGAGGAAGTACTGGGAATTGGTGAATCTGCTGCAGTAGCAGCAGCGTGGATAAATAATAATGTTGCAGCTTACTTGCCATCAACCAATATTACAGCCATCGCTGTTGGGAGCGAAGTACTTAGTTCGATTCCTAATGCTGCCCCTGTTTTGGTTCCTGCCATGAATAATCTTCATAAAGCCTTAGTTGCATCAAatctaaattataatattaaagTTTCAGCTCCCCAATCGATGGACATAATCCCCAAGCCTTTCCCTCCTTCCACAGCCACATTCAATTCAACATGGAACTCCACAGTTTTCCAGATGCTTAAATTTTTGAAAAGCACGAATTCATACTTCATGCTAAATGCTTATCCATACTATGGATATATAAACAACGGTGGTCTCTTTCCTATTGATTATGCACTATTCCGACCAATGTCATCAGTGAAGCAGATAGTTGACCCAAATACTCTTTTTCATTATGATAGCATGTTTGATGCTATGGTGGATGCTACCTATAACTCCATATCAGCATTCAATACGTCTAGTATTCCTGTTGTTGTGACAGAATCTGGGTGGCCTTGGTTTGGTGGCGCTAACGAGCCTGATGCTACTGTGGACAATGCAGAAACTTTTAATAATAATTTGATCCGTCGTGTCTCAAATGATTCCGGTCCACCTAGTCAACCCACTATTCCAATCAGTGCATACATTTACGAACTGTTTAATGAAGACAAAAAATCAGGACCTGTCTCAGAAAGAAACTGGGGCTTATTTTTTCCCAATGGAAGTTCTGTATATCCCCTTGGTCTAACTACATCAAACAATAGTTTCGGAAATTCTTCAGTAGCCTTTTGCATAGCTAGACAAGGGGCAGAATCCGGTAAGTTGCAGAGTGGACTTAGTTGGGCTTGTGGGCAAGGCCAGGCTAATTGCACTGCCATTCAATCAGGAAAACCATGTTACCTTCCTGATACTCTACAAAACCATGCTTCCTTTGCTTACAATGATTATTATCAGAAAATGAAAAGCATAGGTGGAACCTGCGACTTTGATGGCACTGCCATGACAACTAAAAGTGATCCAA GTTATGGATCCTGCATTTTTACGGGAAG TTCAAACTCAAGTTCATTCGGCTTTAGCCCACCTGCATTAGGACCTGTTAGCCCTCTGGGAAAGAGTTCCAAACTTCAACTTCATGTGCTTTGGTCCTTAACTTTTACAATGCTTATTACATTACAAGTGGTCGATGTCCATATTCATATCTTTTGCGGTTGA